The Coffea arabica cultivar ET-39 chromosome 10e, Coffea Arabica ET-39 HiFi, whole genome shotgun sequence region TGTTTGGTAAGAGGGTTTCGGAATGAAGAATTGAAATAAACCTCATAATTGTTATTTGGATTACTACTATCGGAATTGGGATTTTGGAATCATATCTAAAAATTTGGAGTTCCCCAATTCCCCAATAACCTAgagggttttggacaaaacccaaATCTGATTCCTGTTTAGAAACGGGGCCCGTCCCGCCActccttaaaaaaattaatatataattatagacatatatataattatatatagaatatatatattataattataattatatattttattatactattagtataattatataatatttataattattataatatatttgtaataataaatataattatatttatatatataattattacatacacatatacaatatattatataaatatatattataattatttcataagtataattatatttatataatatgtattataaatttattattattatatattaatatattaatattatttataaatgtatattatatgtgcatataattataatttatatgtgtatataataataatatattatataattataattataattattataaatataataatataataaatataatatttaatatttaatatattagtataattaatatatgtatatattatataattataattatatatgaataatattaaatttaattagttacaaacttataataatggtattttagttatatgtattatataatgtatattagtatataatataattgatattatcaattatacatttttactaataaaaattattaattagttatactaaatttactaatacatttaattagtaaaaatttcttatatcccaTTTCGTAAGATTCaaccaaccaaacatcaactataATAATGATATACATTCTTGATACtgaatcaaatagatatattgAAATGACTGACTCCATTTCAAGCTCAAGATGAAAATTTGAATCCAATTTCAAGGTGCAAACAGAACGCCGCCTAAGTTATATACACTTTTGCCTAGTCTCACTTATGCATTTATGGTACACTCCCACTAAACTGAGTCCAGTAATAGGCTTCCGGGCAATGATAGCATCAGGTGATGTGTACACTTTGATGAATCTTTGACTTGAGATGTGGGGCATTTTCAAAGTAAGGTGGCCGTTGCAGAATTGAATATCAAGTCCAATAGTCAAACTTAagtgaaaaaaatcattttatagaAGGATAGCCTGGTCACCAGATAAAATAACCTAGGAATCTAGCTAGTCACATTTGAAAATGGCCAGGGGTTcaattgttttgagtttgtaaacTTGTAAGAGTCAAGAACTGTGTATCAAATTCAAATACCTTTTGGAAAATGcatagctttatgaacaaaatgTCAATTACTTGAATTTTAAAGCTTGGACCAATCAAATATTCTCTCCATCTCATTGAAAGTACCATATTTTCTTTCTTAATCTATCCCAAGATATAATTCACATACccaaaatggaaaacaaaattgggaaaatgaccaatttagtccctatacTTTTTTTTACTGTCAATTTAGTCCTTACATAatttttttgaccaatttaatCCCTATACTTATTATCGGTTCCAATTGAGGAACTCCGCGGCGGCGCCACCTTATAATTTCGATCAAACGTCTAATTGAGTACTtaagtaggggtattttgggtaCTTCACTGCTGGGGCTCCTTCtcaaaagtaaaaaacaaaaccaaaagttACCGGCACACCACCACTGAAAAAAACCCAAACCTGAAACCTCAACCTTTTCTTGCAAAAACCGACTGAAATCGACTGAAATCTTGCAAGAAATTTTCTGTTGGTTACTGACATGTATCTATTTCGCAATATTGCATTAATAATGCAGTGTTCAACTTTACAACTGGACATCAAAGTCAGCCTATGATTCCGGCAACACCTCTGCCACCGGAACCACAATGAACACCCGTCCAACCAGAATTACCCTGACCAACCCAGGTCAACATTTCTACATATGCACCTTCCTTCGACACTGCTCACTCGGCCAAAAGCTAGCCATCAACGTCACCGGAACTGCTGCCACTCCATCACCAACTCCGGCCCCCACCAGGCCTCCATCCGGCCCTGCCTCTGAGGCTATGGgcaataagaaattttttgtgCTTTGCTACATAGCAAACAAAAACTGGATGACCAGTGGAAGGAAACAACAACTTTAAGATGATTGGTATCAAATGATTTCGGCATTGAGCCCACTAGAACATGCAATGTTCACATTCCATAAATATTAAGAAAGCAGAAGACTATTtaacgaaaaaaagaaaaaagagaattatTTCTAAAGGAGACAACAGGTCATAAATGTCCACAACGGTAGCAGAGCCCACATTTCACATCACTTAATTCGAAGTACGAAATTTCTTGAGTATATTACTCAGTCAATGAGAATTGAGGGGATTCTTAAACTACTGCAGAAGTAGGGAGGGATGCTCATCGGAATTGAGACATTTTCACTGTCGACCGGCGCTCCTGTTCCTTCGTCGACCGGCGCAACTCCACCTTCCAGCTCTTCCACCCCACCACCCTCTAGCTCTCCTAGCACGTCACCTTCGGGCTCTACCACTCCATCTCCGTCTGGTTCTCCAGCTGGTGTCTCAGCTCCTCCTCCACCAAACTCTGCTCCATCTTTTGCAGTAGCAGCGTTGCCATTCACTTTCTTGTCGATTGCCTTGGCTTTCTTGTATTAGATTTAGCTAGCGACCATTGATGACTTTTATTGTTTgcgattattttatttttgttaccATTTTCGCATTACTACTATTGTTATTCAGATTGAACCATTTTGGTaacttttggttttgttttttaCTTCTGAGAAGGAGCCCGGCAGTGAAGtacccaaaatacccctgcttaAGTGCTCAATTAGACGTTTGATCGAAATTATAAGGTGGCGCCGCCGCGGAGTTCCTCAATTGGAACCGATAATAAATATAGGGAttaaattgaccaaaaaaattatgtaaggattaaattgacaataaaaaaagtatagggactaaattgaccaTTTTCCCAACAAAATTTCTCTTGTTTCAGTTTTTACCCTTCAAGATTCCCTCATTCTTTACATTTATTAGTGGGTCTCTTGATTTTCATTTGCTATCAATAAAGTTTCGGGACATCCGTGAGATACACAATTACACACAAGGTCTGAAGTGATGTGTGAATATCACTCTCGTTGTCAGATTGGACTTCTTGGAGATAGGTTTGGCTGCACATGTTATTTTTGTCTCCTTGGCCACTAATGACCACAGATTCTTGTTTCTAAAAGTGATTTTAAGAGTGGCAAGATCCGAAAACAAAGCTGAAGCTTAGTACTGTGTAtaaaaagtccaacttccaaagCACGACGAAGTTTTTGGAATGGAGGGATACCTATCGGAAGATCAGTAGTAGCTTTAGATTTAGGTACTCACACAAAAGTGACTCAAAAACATTGAAAATCAAAGAAAGTGTAACACCCTGTGGTTATACAAGCATCTTTTTGAGAACAGATTAAATGCATGTAAGGAATAGAGGGAAACCAGTCTAGTAGTTTTAGAGAAAGGGTGTCAGTGCAGATGTTATTTCGTGTGATTTGAAGCGGTTATTATACTTATTACATTATTCGTAGATAGTCACATTGCATTATTGTATGTATAAAAAAAAGTGATATGTATAAATGAAATAATTCACATATAATTAATAAAACATTATAACGTGGCTGTACACCAAAAATTAAAGATATATAAAACCGGATCGAATCACACATACAACACAACTCCACGGGCACCTAATCCCTAGTTTAACCTAGTGTACCAAAAATGGAAATAAGGTCGCACCTGAGGACTTTAGTTCCATGGAGTTGCAGTCTTATGACCCATTCCAACATAGTTGGAACTTTACGACCCATTCCAACTATTTTTCCTAGTATTAAATGTTAGCTTAGATGTTGGTCTATTCATATATATACCAGAGGGTTAAACTTAGATCCTCACAACAAAACCAACATCTTAAGCAACTCGAGCAGAAGAAAAATAAACCTGACATTTCGGCTCCGTTCTTTCTTCTAAGATTGTTGAAATGGCTGACAGAAGGAATGatcaacaagttcatccattgTCTCAAAATTATAACCATGATGCAGTTTCTAATTTCAAGCGCGACGAAGAGTCAGCTTCAAGAGAGTCAGACGAAATTCGTCGCAAGAAGCGTATCAGGTACCTTGCATATTTTGCTGCCTTCGTTGTGTTCCAAACTGGCATCATAGTATTGTTTTCTCTAACCGTGATGAAGATAAAAACCCCTAAATTTCGAGTACGGTCAGCAACTTTCGAGACCTTCAATGTGGGCACGGCTACAAATGCTTCGTTTAATTTTAGGATGAATGCTGAGGTTGGTgtgaaaaacaacaattttggAACTTACAAGTTCCAAAACAGCACAATATCCTTCTTCTATGATGGCACACCAATTGGGGAAGCCATGGTTCCTGATAGCAAATCAGGATGGCTATCAACCAAGAAGCTAAATGTTGCCGTGGACCTCTCATCAAATAATTTGACCAGCAACTCACAACTCGAAAATGATCTCAACTCTGGGGTGTTGAAGTTGAACGCTCAATCCAAATTGAGTGGAAAGGTGACGCTGACGTTTATgttcaagaagaagaaatccACAAACATGGATTGCACCATCACTGTCGGTTTTGCCGAGAGAGTTGTTCGAGATATTAACTGCAAGTGATGCTGGAACCTACATCAATGATGCACCATGCTCTATTTTTACTTGGATATTGTTATTTATGTATTTCCTCTTTGAGGTTGTTGATCGTTTTTACCTCTTTTGGGTTGAATAAGGAAGGGCATTGCTCTATGAGGTTGTGGACATTGTATTAATGTAGTCGTCAAAATCATTTAGACAACTAAATGATTAGATATTAGATATATTAGATATTATAATATAAGAGAGTAGTACTTctcatttctttttattatgTCAAGTTTTGTACTGAATGCCAGTTTCTTGTCCTTCTCCTTCCTTTTCATTTGATTTTACTGATAAAATTTTACGATTAATATCTCTACCCTGTGTAtggagtttttaagaaaaaaaaaagtcaccaCATTCATGTTACTTTTCTGGACAAATATTTGCCCTATTTTGGCCTTGAACACAAGAAGGTGCCTTAGAATCAGGGGTCAATTGCACTTTATCCCTAAATTTACTTCATCAGTAATCTGTCTTAAAAACTAGCTATCAACTATATTATGGTTGATTTTTCTGTTGCAGAATATCGCAAAAATATGGAGCTTAATGCTCTAACTTTTCTCCAGCCTATTCTTAGGGCTGATTTGTTGAGCATTCTTAATGAAAGTCaatattttcttcatcaaaAAAGAATATGACAATAAAAGTTTTATATGTCCTTTAATATCAAGTACATAAACTAATtgatctttcttcttttttttattttctttttcatttttcttcttttattccCAATTTCCTAAGATGATTTATATGTAACTACCCTtctctaaaaaaattttaattacccTTCTCTCTTTGTTGCCTCTCTGTCCAATCTTTCCCTGAGACAGAGGTGAGACTCAGCCAATACCCATTCAAAACTTCTCCTCTTATTATCAGGATAGGTAGCAATCAATGTATGATCATAATAGTGATTAAAGCATCATACTTGTAGTATATAACTTGGTATGCAGTAACTCGAACCTTGACGAAGTCTTAATATTTAATCATACTTgtcaaataactttttttttggctgctataattttaactttttcctttttatattggcttaatgtaattttttttaaaaaaaatttaattcttttagagagaaatgtttgtttttgatgttataatttttattttttcctccttttttttattgatttaatATCACATGCATATCAAGTGTAGCTAGATTGGGAAAGAAACTAAAGTGATGTTCCAAATTTACTCTAAAATCCATATCATGTTGCCATTTTGGgactaatttattttattttaaaagcaaggaaccaaaaaaaaaatcctaaaatgtaAGAGATGAAATAggtcattttctcttgtttgatGGTCTCAGATCCTAAATGCGTAAAAATTACAAGTGGACCCTAAAATACATGGACTGAAGCTTGCATCTTGTCTCAGCATCTTCGTTCGTGATTACATGTATATCCACCTCTCCCAGCTTCCACACCTCCCCTCTTGCATTCCTGACATCCAATCTTCAATCTCTCCCTTCTTCCCCTATAACTCTTAATTTCCTATCTCCCATCTTTTCTCTCTTTCAAAATCACTGATGCCAGTTCTAAAACTCACAGATGTTCGTGCTAACGAGGcggaaaaatctgattttgtgGCATAACTTTTGTAACAAGCAGCGACCGACAGATGTGGTGTTTAGATACAGAATAAGCTGTCAACATCTTTTGGCGTAGGATGCTTTGACGATGAGAATTTTCCTATCAGGGAATGCTTGGCTTGGTTCAAGCTATGGTGAAAAGTTCACTTTTCTGCCCACGGTAGGCAGAACCAATGCAAGGAGGCCAACAGAGTTTTGCAAGGGTGGGCATAGACAGACAACCAAAAGATGTACCGGGCATGGAATAAAGCTGGCGGCTGTGCACCGATGAATAATGCAATACATTATGAAATCACAATAAAAGCCCTCTCGAAAATTTGTCCATCATCTAATAATGCCCAATAGTTGAAGATATTTTGAGAAAGGAGAGATGCTAGCCCCAATGAAAATGTAGAGTTAAAAAATGAATGCCAAAGTGAAGTGGAAAAAGGCACATAAAAGTAGACAAAATTGTTCTAATAGAAAATGGGTGAAGTTTTCAACCTTAGCTAGTGAAATTTTGTGCATGTCAAAGCAAATGTTGTGGTagattttatttcatttgtatttttattgaaCTGGATATTTGAAGTAATTGAAGTATAAATATATAAGGAAGAGTTAGGAACTCGAATATGAGTAGAATAAATGACAATAAAGGAAGGAATAAAATGATGAGCTATGAAAAATTTAGTGAAATCCTATCTATAACTATGAAATTAAATTGGTTGTGTAAAGAACAAGTAATAACTTATGCTAGGGTTGCAAGTTGACCAAACTACTCGATTCAAGTTTGCTAGTAGCTCAGTCAACTACTTGACTTGAGTTTAATGTTGATCAAGTTTGAATTGAGTTTGAACTACTCAAAAGTATATACAAGTCGAGTTTGAGTGTTGTATTTCTGAACTCGTAGGATCGATAAGCCTAATCGAGCtctcaatttgtatatttttaattttttatatatgtatatatatattggtgGAAATAAGGattaaatattaataaaatagAGTTtcaccctatctattacattgcaAAAGAGATAGTGCAGGGAAAACAGATCCTGTTCAAGTCCTTATCATAGACAAAAGCAAGTTCTTGAGGACAATTAGCAAAAGTTAAAAAGCTGGATTGTAATTTGCCTCCCATTCTTGCGAGTGTGTTTGTGCATCTATTCGTCTCCCGGTATATGTGGGATATCTTAACATGCTGTAGCTGCGAAAGGAGGAATTTGTAGTCTGAAATGATAGAGTTCAAATGATGATTAGGATTGGTAGCAGATTTTAACAAAGTAACAATAGTTTCACAGTCAACTTCAACTTCTAGTTGAGAAATATTTAAGGAAAGGGCTAGTTCTAGTCCATCCCGGACACCCTAACACTCCGCCAGCATGTTGGTTGAAGAGCCTAAATTTCTGTAGTATCCTTTAATCTAGCCTCCGGTGGCGTCTCTGATTAAACCTCTAGATCCAGCAGGACCTGGTTCCTAAAGCTGATCCGTCTGTGTTGAGCTTGAACCATTGAAGGATTGGGGGAATCCATCTGATAAGAATTTGGGATTTTCTGCGAGCGGGATGGTTAGATTTTGGTCCAAGGGAGTAGAATTCAATGGTCAACTTAATGCTGGTTTTGGGTGGTGGAGGTTGTGGTTTGTTGGGCTAAAAAATCTTCTTATTCCTAGATTTCGAAATGGTCCAGCAAGTAAAGGAAAAGAGAGTGCCCCAAGGATATTGTAGTAAGGGAAGGGTGTGGAAATTTTACATCCTTCCCTAAGCCAGATATGAAAAGGAATGTGTATAGTAGATAGGTAATAGTTGGGATTGAGTTCCATCCAAACAGATTGGGCGTGGACACATTTACACAAGACATGATTAGTATCCTCAACCTGTCCTGGGCAGAAAGAGCAGATATTGTCAGGAATGATTTTTCTGTTGTGAAAGAGATATCTTGTAGCAAGTCTATCTTGTGAAGCTAACCAAAGGAAAAGTTTGGTTCAATAAGGTGTGTGAGTAGTCCAAATCCAAGTGAAAGATTGGTTTGGAGGGTGGGGtgtttgattattttcttgGGCCTTAACATACAGCATATGAGCTATCTCATGAgttaatttgagatgaaattcCCCATCCGGAGAATTTCTCCATGTGACGTTGTCTGTTTGTTTAGAGTGGTGAGGTCTAGGAATAGCTTTTATCAAATCTAGGATGGAGGGGGgagttgaaatgaaattttgttgAAGTTCCAATAACCATTACTGTCAAAGAAATCAGCTAACAGTAACTGATCTTCCTTTGGTAGGAGTGGTCCTTTAATTAAGGATCTGAGGGTGTTGGCTCAGAACCATTTTTCGGACCAAACTTTAATCGATTTACCATCACCTATGTTCCAACCCAACCCTTGGTTGAAAATGTTGTTTCCGTCTATGATATTTCTGAGGTTTATGGAACTTTTGGACTTGATGAAGCTAAAGGGGAATTCCTTCAAAGGTTGGTTTCTATGTTCGTAGAGATCTGAAAGAATTTGAACCCAAGGGCGATGTGTGTTTTTTATCAACTGCCAATTAAGTTTGGCCAAGCTAGCTTTGTTCAGTAGGGCTGATTGTCTCAATCCCAATCCTCCTCTCTTTTTGGGGAGGGTGACAGTTTCTCACTTGATCAAGTGTAGTTTTTTCCTCCCCTGTGTGGATCCCCAAAGGAAATTTTTCTGTACTCTATTGATGGCTTCACagattttttttgggatatGTGCTGCTTGGAAGAAATAAGTGGGGATGGAAGAGATACATTGTTGGATAATTGTCTTTCTTCCAGCTAAAGATAATAGGTTTGCTTTCCAGCCTTGGAGTTTGGCTTGAATTTTTTCCAGAAGGAAGTGGAAAGTTTTAGAGGGTGATTTATCAATACTGAGGGGAAAGCCAAGATATTTACCTAGGTCTCGGGTACCCTGGATGTTTAGTGTCATGGTGATAGAGTTTTTGGTGGTCTCATACGTGTTTAGGGAGAATAGAATCCTTGACTTGGAGTGATTAATACAGAGACCAAAGAGGTCACCAAAATTGTGAGGAATATTATGGATAGTGGTCATGGAGTTGTCATCTGTCCTAGAGAAAAGGATAATGTCATCTGCAAAAAGACAGTGTGATAGGCAATGTCTAGATCTATCAAATTTGGGAGGAGTCCAACTATTGCCATCCACTTCTTTGGCAATGGCCATTGATAGATATTCCATGCAAATAATGAAGATGTATGGAGATAGAGGGTCTCCTTGACGAATGCCTCTAGAAGGGGAAAAATAATCTGTTAGGGATCCGTTTATGAGTATGGCCAAGTTGGTAGACGTAATGCAATCAAGGATGAGATTGATGAGGGGTGGGGGATGTCAAAGAAAGTGAAGGCTTGTTTAATGAAAGACCATTCAAGAGAATCATAGGCCTTGTGAAGGTCAAGCTTGATGGCACATAGCCCAtatttgcccttttttttggTTAGTCTGTGACTAGCTTCTTGGACAAGAATGATGTTATCTGTTCCACTTCTACCAGAGATAAAACTGGATTGGAATGGGGAGATGATGGTTGGAAGAAGAGGTCTCAGTCTATTGACAATGACCTTGGCTAGGATTTTATAAGTGGTATTGCAGAGTTCTATGGGTCTGAAATACTGAATGGCATCTAGGTTGTTGAGTTTGAGGATCAAGCAAATTAAGGTGTCATTAGTCCCAGAAGGAAGGGGTTTAAGGTTAAACGCATCATGGATGAATTTGGTGACCGAAGGAACAaggaaattccaaaatttttggtagaaaattgGGTGGAAGCCATTTGGCCCTGGACATTTGTGAGGTTTCATATCAAACAcatcttttttatttcttgaatggaTGGGAGGGCGGCTAGGGATTTTTTGGTTTATGGCTCCAGATTTGATCTATGAAAAGGGAAATTCTGGGGATTTAATATGGACTGGGAGTGGTGAGAAGTAAATAGGGAAATAAAAGACTTAAGGATATGGTTTTTTACGTTAGCACTATTAGTCAGCCATTGACCTTCATTATCTCTCAAAAAtacaattttgtttctttttcttttacagAGAGTAGTAGTTTGTAGGAATTTGGTATTAAGGTCATCTGAGATAGAATAGCCCAATTTGGATTTTATAATCCAGAGAGATTTTTCTGGATAAAGGGTTTCATCATATTCGATTAACAGTTGTTTTTCCAAAGACTCTAGGAATTGGGAACAATGAGCTTGCAAGGCTTTTTGAGTACCTTGGAGTCTGGCTAGGATCATCTTTTTTCTAGAGAAAATGTTCTCAAAAGTCTTTTTACTCCAAGAAATGATGTTAGAAGTGAGGGTTGCTATAAAATTAGATATAGGAGAGGGGGCCCAGTCTAAGATTGTTGGAGAAGTTGTGGGAAATCAGGGTGCGACA contains the following coding sequences:
- the LOC140015249 gene encoding late embryogenesis abundant protein At1g64065-like, with protein sequence MADRRNDQQVHPLSQNYNHDAVSNFKRDEESASRESDEIRRKKRIRYLAYFAAFVVFQTGIIVLFSLTVMKIKTPKFRVRSATFETFNVGTATNASFNFRMNAEVGVKNNNFGTYKFQNSTISFFYDGTPIGEAMVPDSKSGWLSTKKLNVAVDLSSNNLTSNSQLENDLNSGVLKLNAQSKLSGKVTLTFMFKKKKSTNMDCTITVGFAERVVRDINCK